In Drosophila ananassae strain 14024-0371.13 chromosome 3R, ASM1763931v2, whole genome shotgun sequence, the DNA window TTTAGTGGCCCCTTTCACCTTATTGTCCGTCCCACCCCGGGCAGCCAGGGCCAGGATATTGCCACTGGCCgatgtgttgtgtgtgtgtgcattttATGGCAGACTCTGCGTTTTTGCGGCCAAACATGAAGTGAaaattacacacacacatatggcAGATGTAGCGCAATTGTTTCGCCTCGGGCAGAGGGATGTGGGTGGTGGGTAGTGGGTAGTGGTAGTGGTTGGGGCTGTGGCTGCTGGATTTGGCTTTAGTCGGCAgttaattttcatattttctagCCGCACTCACATACCAGGCCCATGACCCGGTCCGCCCACTGCCACCCCTCGTGCCGACATTCTGTcgtaaataaatttaacaatttatttagatTGCAATGACAGGCGGATGCTATTAAATGCGAAATTTATGGGGTCCTTTTGGCGCTCTTCTAAGGGAGAGAAATGGGAGTGGGGGGATGCACACATAAAGTTTATGATGTTGCAGAATCGGTAGCCCTCCGAAAGTCCTATTCAGTAATAGAGCTTCAAAACACCCACAAGTAAAGGACAAGAGAAaggtttttaaaatttgtgttTCGTACGAAGATGTATTCCAACTATCCAGGCCAACAGTTATATTTACTTAAAAGAGTACCGGAAACTCCTTTTCAATATATTAAGTCACTGCTGACAGCAGGCATTTGGAAACCGAACCACTTGACCCGAAGTCATCAATTTGAAATTAGAACTCCTTCCTGGCAGATATCTATTTCAAGTAGAGCACTTGACTGGAAactctgttttgtttttcttttcacGCAACATGTGCTCTGCTCTTTTTAAGCAGGAAGGTCAGAGCTAAACGTTTTCATGAATATATTTaagataaaataatttattggcAACATTAGGCTAACCCCAAACCGATTGCCCAAAGGGAGCTGGAAAAAGGGTTAAACTATGCACTGAAAGAAACCACTGGCCAGCTTTTCCGAGCTGGTGGAAGGGCAATCGTGCGTTAAACAAACTTCCTGCATAATCCCAGGCCCATGAATCTTGTCAACTGCCATATCAGCCCCTCCTCTGCCTTCGAAACACAGGAAGTTAACCCCCGTTCGGTTTTGGATATGCTTTTGTTTGCCTGAAATTGACTGATTACCCACAAAATTACCAACTTTTATTTGTACGTAATTTGAGACATTAATAAAAGTTCCTTTCTGTTTTCTCGCCTTGGGTTCGCTCGGGTTGTGTTAGTTTTCCCGGATGTAACCCCTTTTATGCTGGCGGCTGACAGTTGGCCgctaatatttcaaaatttgtAACATTTGTTACTCTCGAATGACATCAGCTAATTAGCCAGAGACGACTTGAAATTCGTTGATGTTAATTTGGTTTTATGGCCGCCACAGGAGATCGGGTTGAGTTCGGCATAGCAGAGGTGGAAATGGAATGGATTCCTGGGAAAGTTGAGAAGAAACCATGAAATTATTTGCATAATAGGTATACGCAGATGTTTCTTTAGAAGATTTAGCCAAGacagatatttaattataaaatattaaatatttctttttaggGAGACAAAACACATGTTGGCAGAAGAGGATAAATAATTCGATACTTGATAGTTTCGTACAAGTTTGGGACCGCTTTCTGGCAATTGGCTCGAGTGCGTAATTTATGGGCCGAGCCGGGCTAAGTGTTGACGGAAGTTGTGAGAACCATTTAATTTTCTTGGGGCTGGATCTTTGTTAGAAATTCGAGGAACTAATTGAGCGTGTCTCATGAGGCCTCAGCACTTGAACCAGACGAAGACGAGCCACCAGCAGCAGAATcggcatcagcagcagcaccggCACCGCCAGACTACCGAGAACTCAATTTACTTTTTCATTAAAACGAGCGATGAGGATGGTTGCGAAGGACGGAGGATGGAGGATGGAGGGCTCTTGAGTGCAGCTCCAATTATGGGGGAAACTGACATCAGCTCGCGGCTCGGCTCGACTCGACTCGGCTCATAATGAAAACATTTAACCTGTCGTCGTCAGTGATTCAACATGAAAATCATTGCCCGGCGAGGGGATTCGGTTCGAGTTTTCCCTCCGCCAGACCACTTTTTCAATTATTCGAATGGTGCCCAACGAGCAGCGACCAACGCCACACAGATCCTTTCGAGGAACCGGAGGCAAGCtggaaaaagaaaaacacttGAGTGGGAATTGACAGAGAGGCAGGTTTCAAGTTGAGTGCATAATACACCTTTCCTTCTGCGCGGGCTCCTTGTTGTCATTAATGAGACGTCTTCTTCAGGGTCTCCGCCGATTCTGGGCCGGATCGAGCGTTCCTTTGGTCTTCGCTGCACAGTCATTTCCACTTCAGGTTGTCAAATACTATGGACACGGGCCCTCGTCATCTTTTGTGGCAGGCCAACCGCCGCGACCTTATCGCCATCCCCCGGCCGATGCCGCAGtgtgtgccagtgtgtgttTTGGACATTTTGGGTATTATGTCGCGCCTACTTTTTCCGCTTTGCGCCCCGACTCAAATGAGCGACGTCGTCGTCGAGCCTTTGATCTTACGCTTCGCTTCTAATTTGATTATAAACGCACTCTGTGGCAACAAATAGTCCCCCCATCTCAGGGCATTCTTGGCAGGTTATGATGTTAGAGTCCCTTCATAGAATACCCTGTACTGCTTGTGAGGATAGTGCTCAGTATGACTATTCAAGTACTCAACTTtcttattttactttttcctTAATTTAGGAGGTTAGCTTCATAGTTCTCCTAGGCCATCAACgctaatattaaatacatatataactCTCCTGTTTAAAGGGTATCCCTGAGCAGGAATGAAATTGAAACACCTTGGTCCCATTCTAGACGTCTTCATTTTCAGCCTGAATGCCTGCCAGTGGTGGCAGCACTTTCATtacactcacacactcgcAGTCGCACTCAAACACAGATACTCCGACCATTCGAAAACACACGGATACTCCACTTCATTCCGACCCATTCCATGCCACTGATGCTGATGAGTGCGCGCCGCGGCTTACTCAATGACGCGTTGAAAGTGCCATAAAAAAGGACATGAAGACATCCCGGCCAGTGGGCGGGAGCGGGTGGCAGGGCAAGACAAGACTTTGccggagacggagacggagaAGTCGTGTCGGAGGGTTAGGTGATGACAgcattttaaatgaaatgaaaacgaGATGCTTTCACTTTGGCCCGCCCCGGCCCACGAGGGAATGTCTCACTCGGGTGAGCCCCACTCGCCGCTTCCTTTGGCTTAGATTGCCAAAGTAAGCAGAAGTAATGTCAGCGACCTACAAGAAAAACTGGATTATGCTATGGAGGGAGTGCCCAGAGCGGGGAATGTGTAAAAGGGTTTAATGCGATGGCCTGCTCGAAAGGCGATTACACAAGGGTTAGATGTTGATTCAAATGGATCAGTCGAATCGATGGGTTGAGCTGTTTATGGTTCTGTCCTTAAGGAATTCATAAAAGTGGAATGTGCACACGAGGTGGCTTATGCATTAATTCGATTacgattatttttaaatgggaACTCATCGAGAAATTCCAAATACACGTTCAAAGTAACAATAAATACTGTATGTGATTTAAAAGCTACATCAAGGGGGCCCCTACAGGTGAAAGAGAAATAAAGTAAAGTGTGATACATTCGCTGTTTATCCGACACATAACGACGAATCGGTTCCATCAATAAATTAACACGGAAAGTAGCAGGCAGTGAGCGAAATGCGAATGAGTAGTTAACGCAAAGGAGGCGACCGACTAGCCCGGGAATCGTAAGGACCCTTGTAAGAACAAACATGCCATGCATAGCTGATGAATCCTCCGAACGTGAACAGATACTGGAGAGGGAGGAGCAGAAACACGCtgcaataaaaactaaattataTCCTTTGAGGCTCGAGTGGCGGCAGCACAAAAAAGGGCCAACAAAGAGGAACAAAACGTTGTGGAGCAACACGTTGGCCAGACGTGAAGTCACAGTCCACGGTCTGGCCAGAACGATCCATCCGACACACACAGACACCCACCAACACTCTCGCACTCCCTGACAGACGTCGCCGACCCACGCACTATTTAATTTAGTACAAAATTATTATGCGCAACATTAGCACTCGTCTCGGTTTGCTTGGGTTTCGGGCCTGGGTTCTGGCCGGGGCAGGGGCTGGGCCTCAGATCGAGCTCCGAGCGTGAGGTGCCTCAAATGAAGTGTGAATTTTGCTGTCAGCTCGTCATTCTCGGCGGAGCGAGAAGAGGACACAAAAAGTGCCGACTTTGGTGTTTCTTCAACCCcgatttttgaatttatgtAAATACACTGGTTCGGAAAATTAAGCGGAACGTTGAGCATCGCAATCACTTTTTTTAGCCCCGATTTCCCAGTTTATTGACTAAAAATGTAAATGGCAATTAGTAATCCTTTCTAACCATCCCACCTCTTAATACAATCTCATATTAGTTCCATTCATTGCAATACATTACATTTTGCGAAAATATTCACAATGTACACCAGTTTCCATATATCATAATCAAATGGAACGGGCGCTGGAGAGCAGTTCCAAAGGCTCGCAGCAGCATGAGCtgaacaacaaacaaaatatttatggccAAACATAAAAATCTTTATGACCTTCCCGATTCAATCAGAACAGGGCAGAGCGCACAGAACCAAAACACAACTGAGCCAAGTCCCGATGCGGCACCGGAGAGTGCGACCGGCGCTTCCTGGCGTACACAGGATATAGCCATCCATAAGGTGTTTTCCCCTCGGCTTCCATGTCCCACCTTCCGCTCCCTCATCCCCGCTCCCTGCTCCCTCCTCCCTGTCCCATGTGTGTTTGGCTTGATAAAGAGAACATAAATTATGGCCCTATATATCATGGAAAATCTATCGACAACGTTGAATTTTTATGGTCTCCGAAGGAACAGCGCAGTTTAACGAGCCTGCGAGAGTCTGGCCATGTTTATTGATTTACTTGCTAATTTTTCAGACCGGCAAGACGCAGGGAGTGCGGTCAATCAAGGACATCCGAGACCAGAACAGGACAGGACAGAAAACGAGGACAGATCGATCCCGGCCCAGCAGGCCATTGTCCTTGATTTATGGTCCGTCATTCATTGCCAGCCACCAAAGTTGACACTTCTGCGTATATACCGGAGACAGTCCGGCCATTGTCCTTCAGTCACTCCCCTCTATCCCGTACAATCCCATCGCATCCTGCAGCATCGCATCGCATCGCCTCACATACAATCCTCCCCTCCTGGCGTGCCCGTCCTGACATTTTgacaaataattttattgatgcTCTGTTCCGCGCTGTCTgtgtttggtttttaattgCCGCTCAGCTGTGCTGGACGCACGTGATAATTGCTCATTTTATGACGCATTTATCAAAGACCATTTCGAGGTCTCGTCCTTGGCATTGTCCTTTGTCCGCCCAGCCGTCGCAGTTGTTGATTTTTTGCATCACGCTGTGTCTGACAGCCGGACGAGAACACTCCTCTGTCTCGTCTTGTCTCGACTGCCGATCCGGATCTACTTTCCCCCATCCTTCAGTCTCAGATCAGACAGTCACGCGTCATTTATTTGGCCGTGACAGATCCAGTCCTGATTGCAGTTTCCTACTGCAGGACTtggcaaattgaaattattCCCAAGCAGATGATGCTCGAAGGACAGAAGGGGTTCTGGTGTGAAGATTCAGCTTAAAGAAGTCCTTTGAATTCTATTTTCGCTTTAAGAGCCCTGACATCCTGGATGTGTTTGCCAAAACTTTCAACATGatttcatttgatttatttttcggATTAAGTCCTTATCAATAGCAGCCATATATCACCCGATTTCATCTGTTGGCTGGGTCGCACAACAATTAATACTTAATACCCAAAATGGCAATAAAAATTGATGCCATCAATTTATCATTTTAGAATCCTGCACGTGTCAACTTGTAGGTAGTTCCATTTTTTGCGACCCATGTTCCCGTATCTGTGTCCCCGGGAGAGACATTGAAACGATTAATTTGCTTTATTAATCCAACCAGCATCGCCGCCCGGAGGGGGACGACCCGCAGTTGGCAAAAACGAATCCCTTTTTTGGTGCATTACCGTAAAATTTCAATGTCACCAttattcttttgcttttttgggCAACTATTACGAGATAAATCGCTGTCGATAAATTATCGACAGGCGGCAGGCGGAGCTCGGAGTCGGTTCAGATGGGTAGACACAGCGGGACACCCTCCGTCCTGCATCCCCTTCGAGGATTTCGGTTTATTTTTTAGGGATCCGTCGCTGTGTGCCTGCTTAGTTCACTTTCATGCGCTTCTATTGAATTTATTGCAgtttgtttttcaattttttaaatggcaTTTCGGCCCTCCCCGGCTCGGAAGTGAGTTATTGTTGTGCTGCACGGCACGTAGACGCATTCAAATCGGAAGTAATTATGGCGAAACATGAATGAAAcgggttttattaaaaaaactcATGACTTTCGGAAGTTTGTCAGGTCAAGCGTGAAACTCTCCATAAACAGCTTTGATCAGAACTTACTTTTTATGGAAAAAACATACTTTTCTTGgatattaaaatttgtatgCTCTCAGACACTGTGAGTTATAACTGCCAAGATTATTTTTTACTGCTCTGgcggccaaaacaaaaaggttCTTCGGCAGCCGAAATAAAGCAATTATCGTCCTCCGGGGGGGTGCTTTCTTGTGCGTAAGTCAACTGAAAATCCGCAGACAGTTAAACGACTTTCCCTTCCCGGGGCAGGGCACCCACTTCACGGATGTATATACCTTCATATTGCCGGAGATAATGTCAAATTTATTGCATTATTTTTCGCTCCTTCGCCGGGTAGTTGTTGTGCATGCGTGCCCCCCACCACCACTGCCACGGGATTCAGCCCCAAGccacccactcccactcccactgtTGTGCATAAATCAAAAGGTAAATGGCTGCATTTTTATGACTGCGCCGCCATCGTCGTCGTTCATCGTCGTTCGCCTTGCGCTGCCTCGCTTTTATCACACAAACATTTCTGTGATAATAAATGCCATAAAAATGAAGAAATATgtggttaattttatgtgcTGCCCCGCTCGCTCCTTGTTGTTCCCCCCGGCCTGGCTCCGGGGCACTTCCTTTTTATATTCCTCATATAAATGTTTTCGCGGTGCTCAGTGCTCAGTGCTCTCTCAGGATATCTGGACTATAAGCTCCATTCCAAATTTTCATATGGCTCAGTTCTTAATGGTTTCCTTGTTTTAAATACAATGTAATGCCAACTTAATCCCGAAATCCAAATATCCTGCTGGGGAAATTAAGTTATCAAATGCAAATAGCTCGGAGCGAGCATCGCCTTCGAAGCAAATCGCTTCAGTCACGGTATCAAGGTGTTCCACACTTCCGCGTACCATTTTCTTCGGCTTCTtgtaatttataatatttttgtattatttatatGACGCCTCCAGCCATTCCAGCCCTCTCCAGCCCACTCCCGCCATTTGCTAGTAAATAATTCACATGCAGGAGCACCGAATTTATGACGCTGACAAAGTggccataaaaaataacaaataataaggGAAAATGCTTACGGACGTGTGCGTAACTCCCTAACTCGACTGTACCCAGCGCAAATACGCTCgtacatatttattttggcaACACTTTGTGTACTTTTTGTAGCCGTTTTACTTCGCACGCAAAACCGCAAATTATGTCTAAGCCGGATCGTAAAGTATCGCAGCACGCTCTTAACTAATAAATCCATCATATTCGCCGAAGGTCGAGTCGTTTTCCGCTACCTGCCCGGAGGACTCGCAGGTACTTCTGAGCCGAGATTTAGGCGGAGAATAACTCTGAGAATGCTCCGCACTGGGATTAAAACTGTCGCTGCTCTGGTCCGGCTTATCGCCCATATTTACACAGATTTTAATTTACTGACAGGGGCTTCGGAGGGTAATAAGCCTGGGCCCGGTGATTAGGTAACATCTTCGAAGAGAAGATACTACTTTCGAAAGTACTTTAACACCGGGTTTAGTCCTAGACTTATTCTGAAGATTTGGATATTTTGAAGACTTATTTAAGAAGCCATCTTAGTAGTCTACAAAGAGGGATAAAGTTTAAATCTTTCATGCTAGATTATACAAACTATAATGATTAAGAAGGATATAAAGATACTATTATAGATATTCGCGTATCTATACCCAACTCGCATTAAATCTGCACTAGATTCCGTGGAAAGCCACGATTAATAATTAATTGGCTCCGGGCGAGGAGCGAGTAAACAAATGACGTGTGAACTGGAAAACACAATCCAATTCTGGGGCGATTAAAAATGCAGCGGAATTAAACAAGCCATTAAACTATTACCAACTTTTAAAGTGCAACACGCCGCAACTCGCACACAAAGTGGTCGCCTCGCCGCCTCGCCCCTCGCAGGCATTTGTTTGATACGTGTAGATTAATTAAGCCACACATCCCGGCAAAGAGTGGAAAAATTGCTTGGAAAACTTTTCGACGCGACAACAAAACAACGATTTCCACTTAAACAGCGAAACAGGAGCCACAAAAAGAAGGAAAACCAACCGCAGAAGTTAATCGAAAAACGCTAAACAAAGGCCACAACCGCTGAGTGGGTGGGCGGGCAGAGTCGTGGCTGGGGAGCGGGTCAGGAGAGAGGGAGAGCGAACAAGCGacaaacaaattaatttttatatgaCATTAAAACGAGCGAAGCGAGGCGATGGAAATGGCTGAAGAGTGTGTTTAAGTGTTGAGTGGTCCGCTTCGAGTTCGAGGAACAAATCTCGGTCCGAAGACAATGAGACCTCCGGCCCCCACCTCCGACCCGCGTTTCCGCTgacgctgctgctgttgaCAGCCCCATCAGCCGTCAAAGAGAGCTTGGGAGAGGCACGGCCACGGAGGCAGAGAGTGCGTGAGTGACTGGGTGAGCGCGTGACATATGTGTGAAGATAAAATTAATGGCCTGACCCCCATCATCGCCCCACGGAGCGGCGCTCTCGCAGCTCAACTGTTGCTCTCGAAACGAGTGTTGCCGTGGTGCAGCGAGAGAGCGCGAGAGCACCGGAACCTGTCCGCCTGCCATTGCAGGGCGCATGCGATTGTGATTGGGCAAAAAGTACGCCATATTTGAAAATTACACGCATGGCCTCCCGCTCGCACGCAGCAGGCGCCTCTCCTCTGACCTGCACGCCATAGCGGAGAGCGTGCAGCGCTGCTAACCAGTTctgagagcgagagagcggaGCCGAAGAGCGCGCTGCAGCAGAGAGAGTATCTGGGTATCTGACGGCTTCACTCCGACAGTAGCTACGCTCATCGCCGCATCCGACGGATTCAATTCGATTTCAGACTTCAGAGCGTTCGGACGTGTTCGGAAAAACCTGAAGCCACCCCGGAGTGTCTTGACAGCAAGCCCAGTGGAAAGCAGTCAGTCAACTGTTGTCACTGATCGAGagcgtttcgtttcgtttcgtcgAGTGAAAAGTGAAAACCAAGCCCAAAACAAACGCCGTTTggccaaaataacaaaagtgATTCAGAGCAAGATTCTAGATTCAGAAATCTGCTCCAAACTAAAAGTGTGAACTCAACCTTTTGGATTACATTTCCCGTCGCATTTTGTGGATTACCTTCTTCGTCGGCGTCGAAGCGGAGCTACTAACTAGCTCCTAGCTTTGTCCCGCAGCTTCTGTGGATTACCCCGATTGCGATCCCAATTCAACTCCAAGCAGCTACCATGGTTGTTCTGGAAGGCGGCGGCGGCGTTGTTACCATCGGTAACAACCAGTACCTTCAACCGGATTATCTGGCTCCATTGCCAACAACGGTtagtattttttgaaaaagcagaaaatattttgcttcTGTTggagattaaaaatatttaaaaatataaagtaaagaagataaaaaaaaaatcaaaaactatgattgaagatttaaaaaaaatatatacttctTTCGGAAGAAACAAGTTGCTAATCCAAACTCCTTCGATTTCTTTTCTACCACAGATGGACGCCAAAAAGAGTCCTCTGGCTCTCCTCGCACAGACCTGCTCCCAAATCGGAGCTGATTCGTCGGCAGTTAAGCCCCTGATGGCCATGGACAAGAACAAGACAAAGCCCGGCGCCTGCTCCTCGTCGTCGAACTCGTCGAGCTCCTCGAGCAGCGCCGAGATCTCAGCGGCCAAGTCGCCCTCCGGCCAGGCCAAGTCGCCCAAGTCGAGCACCCCGATCAGCGCCACAGTCACCGGAAACAGCTCCATTGGCAGCAACCCCAGCACCACCACAACCAACGAAATCAAGCTGGCCTTCAAGCCCTACGAGACGAATGTGCTGAgccaccagaaccagaacTCTTTCAAGAGCAGCTCGTCCTTGGACGCGGAGCCGACCCGCCCCAGCTCCAAGAGCTCTTCGTCCGCCCAGGAGCGAGTGCCATCCCGCAGCAAGTCCAACGCCACGCCCACGGAGGGCGGCAAGGCGGAGGCACTGGGCCACGACTCGGCCAGCCGAAAGACTGTCTCCCCGTCGGGGTCTTCGCAGCGCGGCGCCAGCCCCATTGTGCGCTCGGGCATGGAGGTGCTGAACAACGCCAACGGCACCGCCCAGCACCCCAAGGAGATGAGCAGCATggcggcggctgctgctgcggctgcggcCGCCTACAAGGCTGCCGGTCCCTACGGCCTGAATCCCCTCTCCGCCCTGTGCTGCCCGCCCGGCATGGAGCAGCACGCGAATCCAGCCTTCCGGCCGCCCTTCGCCGGAGGATTCTCCCACCACCACGCCGCCATGCTGGCAGCTGCAGCCAACGGAGGCTATCCCGGAGGAGCCCCGGGCGGAGGCCCAGCTGGCCAGCCCAACCCGTACATAAGCTACCAGAGGATTAAGACCCCGGCCGGCGGAGAGGCCATCGTCCCGGTCTGCAAGGATCCCTACTGCCCCGGCTGCCCCTACTCGGCTCACACGCAACAGATGCTGATGGGCGCCCCCTGCCCCGCCGGCTGCACCCAGTGCGAGCACCAGAAGTACGGCCTGGCGATGGCCAGTGCCGCCGGACTTCCGCCAGCACACCCCTATTCGCAGGCTGCGGCGGCTGCAGCTGCCAACGCAGCGGCCGCCCGCTCGGCCCCCTACGTCTGCAGCTGGGTGGTGGGCGACGCCTACTGCGGCAAGCGGTTCCAGACCTCCGACGAGCTCTTCACCCACCTGCGCACCCACACTGGAAATCTGTCGGACCCAGCCGCCGCGGCCGCCGCTCTTGCGCAGTCGCAGGCCCAGTCGTTGCTGGGAACCCTATTCCCCCCGTCCGCCCTGCGGGCCGGCTATCCCACGCCCCCCCTGAGCCCCATgtcggcagcggcggcggctgcCCGCTACCACCCGTACGCCAAGCCACCGCCAGGCGCTCTGGCCGGAGGCCCCTCGCCGTTCGGTGCCGCCGGAGCCTTCAACCCGgctgcggcggcggcagcggccgCTCTAGGGCCC includes these proteins:
- the LOC6497703 gene encoding zinc finger protein Noc is translated as MVVLEGGGGVVTIGNNQYLQPDYLAPLPTTMDAKKSPLALLAQTCSQIGADSSAVKPLMAMDKNKTKPGACSSSSNSSSSSSSAEISAAKSPSGQAKSPKSSTPISATVTGNSSIGSNPSTTTTNEIKLAFKPYETNVLSHQNQNSFKSSSSLDAEPTRPSSKSSSSAQERVPSRSKSNATPTEGGKAEALGHDSASRKTVSPSGSSQRGASPIVRSGMEVLNNANGTAQHPKEMSSMAAAAAAAAAAYKAAGPYGLNPLSALCCPPGMEQHANPAFRPPFAGGFSHHHAAMLAAAANGGYPGGAPGGGPAGQPNPYISYQRIKTPAGGEAIVPVCKDPYCPGCPYSAHTQQMLMGAPCPAGCTQCEHQKYGLAMASAAGLPPAHPYSQAAAAAAANAAAARSAPYVCSWVVGDAYCGKRFQTSDELFTHLRTHTGNLSDPAAAAAALAQSQAQSLLGTLFPPSALRAGYPTPPLSPMSAAAAAARYHPYAKPPPGALAGGPSPFGAAGAFNPAAAAAAAALGPYYSPYAMYGQRMGAAHQ